In Candidatus Nealsonbacteria bacterium, the sequence CAGAAGAAGTAAATAGGCGTCTCACAGATCATATGTCAAGCTTTTTGTTTGTGACCGAACCAAGTGGAATTAAAAATTTAGTAAAAGAAGGGATTTCAAAAAATAAAATTTTTTTTGTTGGTAACATTATGATAGATACATTACTTGATATGAAAAGTAAGGCACAAAAAATAAAAATCTTAGAAGCACTGAAATTAAAGAAAAAGGCTTATGGAGTTTTAACTCTTCATCGTCCAGAAAATGTTGCTGACGAAAAAGTTTTTAAAGACTTGCTTGCTGTAATCGAAGAAATTCAAAGAAAAATAAAAATCATTTGGCCAATTCATCCAAGGGTGAAGAGGCACCTCAAAGAATTTAATTTTTTAAAAAAGATAAAGAAAATGAAAAACTTATTATTAATTAAACCTTTAGGATATCTTGAGATGCTTACTTTAAACAAAGAAGCTAAATTTGTTCTGACTGATAGTGGGGGAATCCAGGAAGAGACAACAGTATTAAATATTCCCTGTCTGACCTTAAGAAAAAATACAGAAAGACCTGTCACGGTCCAAAAAGGGACTAATGTTATTGTGGGGAATGATAGAAATAAAATTATTAAAGAATTATCGATAATTTTAAAAGGAAAATATAAAAAAAGAAAAGTAATAAAGTTTTGGGATGGACACACCGCAGAAAGAATTGTTAAGATTTTGATTTCAAAATTATCTTAATGTTAAAGATATAAGTTATGAAAATATTACATATAGTAAACTATTTTCAACCAAAATTGGGCTACCAAGAAACATTTTTAGCTAAAAAACATAGGGATTTTGGGCACGAAGTTCACGTAATTACATCTAATCGTTATTTTCCATTTCCAAATTACGACAACCTTATTAAGCCAGTTCTTGGTAGTAGATATTTAAAAGCTGGTAATTTTGTGGAGGAAAATATAGTCACTTATCGACTAGAAGTTTTATTTGAAATAAAAAAAAGAGTTTGGCTAATTGGTCTTGAGAAAAAAATAAGGGAACTGAAGCCAGATATTATTTTTCTCCACGGGGTTTCTAATATCAATGCTATAAGGGTTGGATTTTTAAAAAAGAGAAATTCTAAACAATTCAAGTTAATTTATGATGACCACATGCTTTATGTGGTTAGTAAACACAAGTTAAGAAAACTATTTTACCTTATTTTCAAGCTGTTTTTTTCTAAATTATTAATTCAATCAGCAGATGGATTTATCGCTTGCAATAATGGGACAAAAAAGTTTATGAATGACTGTTATGGTATACCGCTTGATTTAATAGTGACAATACCACTGGGTGCAGACAAGGATTTATTTAGATTTAACGAGAAATCCAGGGATCTGATTAGAAATAAACTGGGAGTCGAAAAACAGTCAGTTATTTTTATTTATGCCGGCAAGATTACTCCTAAAAAGGGCCCAGACTTACTTGTTAAGGCCGGGCTGGAGTTAACTAGGAAATACAAGAATTTTAAAATCCTTCTCTTGGGCGATAGTTCTTCAGAGTATATTAAATTTTTGAAGAAATTAATAAGAGAAAAGAAAGGCGAAGAATTTTTTATTTGGTTACCAACTATTTATAATAAAGAGCTTCCTAAGTATTATTCTTCTGCAGATATTGGCGTATGGCCTCGAGAATCTTCTTTGACTATGCTTGAAGCCCAAGCCTGTAATTTACCTATTATTGTAAGCGATTCAGTGATAGCCGGAGCTAGCGATAGAATCCTTAACAATAATGGTCTAACGTTTAAAGATGGTGACTACTTAGATTTAGCAAAAAAAATGGAATCATTAATTTTAGATAAAGAATTACGAATAAAAATGGGAAAACGGGGCAGAAAACTAGTTGAAGAAAAATTTAATTGGGGTATAATAGCCAAGCAATTTATTGATTTAGCTTCTTAATTTTAGTTAAACAATATGGACCATAAAGAACTTTATGAGAGACAATACGGTGAAAAAAAACTAATAAGTGTTTCCTCTTTTTCTTTTTTGAGAAAAATCTTTGAGAAGCTTGATTTTGATCGAGAGGATTTAACTTTGAGTTTATTAAAAAATACTAGAGGGAAATTGCTTGATGTCGGTTGTGGAAGTGGCTCTTTGATATTCAAAGCCAGAGATAAATTTGACGAGCTTTATGGAATAGATATTTCTTCAAGCCGTATTAAAAAGGCTCAGGAAATATCTAAGCAGAAATTTTTTGGAGATGCGAATTTACGTTTCTTCGTCCGCGATATTGGTAAGGGACTAACTTTTGCCGACAAAAGCTTTGATGTGGTTACTTGTGTTGCGGTCCTAGAGCATCTTTTCGACCCTTATTTTGTTGTAGGTGAGATTAATAGAGTCTTAAAACCCGGTGGAATTTTTATTGTTGAGGTCCCCAATATAGCTTATTTAAAATACAGAGTTCAATTGCTTTTTGGAAGGTTGCCAGTAACTTCCTCTCCCCTTAATTGGAAAGAGATGGGATGGGATGGTGGTCACTTACATTATTTTACCGAAAAGACTCTTTGTAAATTATTAGAAGAGTCTGGTTTTAAAATTTTAAAAGTATCAGGTTGTGGCCTGTTTGCTAATTTTCGAAATTTTTGGCCATCTCTTTTGACAGGAGATTTAATTATTAAAGCTCAAAAAATTTGATGAAAAAAGTCATTTTGATCACTAATATTATTTCTTCTTTTCGTACGCCCCTTTATAATTATGTTGCCAAGGAGGGGAGGTTTGATTTCAAGGTAATGGCTTTATTTTAAAATATTTAAACAAATATAAATATGTTTAGAAGAGATTTAAAATATGAAAAAAATTTTTGGGGAAAAAAGTTTATTCCAATTAAAAATAAAAGCTTACAGCGAAGGCAGAAATTTATCCAAGCTTGGATAGAGAGATTTTGGAATATTCCTAAAAATGCAAGAATATTAGAAATAGGGGGAGCAGGGAAACCGCTTATTAATTTTTTTCAGGGTGGAGAAAAATATGTCCTTGATCCTTTAATAGATTTTTATGAGAAAAAGTTTCCCGAATTTTATACTGATTCTGATTTATGTAAGCTAAAAACCGAAGCAGAAAATATGCATTTTAAAAACAATACTTTTGACCTTATTATTATGCTAAATGTTTTGGATCATACAGAAAGTCCCCAGAAAGTAATAAAAGAGTGTTACCGTGTGCTTAAAAAAGAAGGAGTAATAATTTTATCAGTAGACACCTTTAATCTTTTTTGGAAAATTTTTCGTAGATTTCTACCATTTTTTGGTTTTAAGCATTATCGTTTACATCCTCAGGTATTGAGAATAAGGGATGTTAAACAAATATTACAGAAAAATGATTTTCGAATACTTAACCTTTTTATAACAGAAAAAATAAAAACAAATCCTCTTTTTTCACTTAAAGAAAAACTAAAGTTTTACCTAGAATATAATCTTTATTGTACGTATGTATTAGCCAAAAAATGAAAAAAGTTATTGATTCAAACAATGTTTTAGAAATAATAGAACAAATAAAATTTTGTAAGGAAAATTTAGACCAGATTAAAATGAGTCGAGTAAAAATAGGTGATTGGGTAAGAAAAAATTTAAGTATAGCAAAAAGCGGAGATGATTATACCTCGGCCATAAAGTCTTTAATATGAGAATAGTAATATGGTAAAGAAGATTTTAACGATAAATACAGTATTTTCTCAGGGGGGAGCAGCAAAGATAGCTAGAACATTACATGACGTTTTAAATAAGACGCCAGGGTTTTCTAGTCGTTTTGCTTATGGAAGGGGAAAAAAGATAAAAAGCAAAGAAGTTTTTAGTTTTGGTGTACGATCCGAAGCTTATCTACGTGCTTTTTTGACTCGACTGATGGGTCTTCAGGGGTGCGGAAGCTGGTTTTCAACTAAACGGCTAGAAGGTTTTATTTTAAAAGAAAAATTTGACCTGATTCATCTTCATAATTTACATGGCTATTATTTAGATTTAAGCTTCGTCAGGTTTTTGAATAAATTAAATATTCCTATTGTTTGGACTTTGCATGATGCTTGGCCTATAACCGGAAGATGCTCCTATTTCTTGGATTGTAACCGTTGGAAGACAGGTTGTGGAAGCTGCCCTTCTTTGTCTATGTATCCAAAAACCTATCTTGATTCTTCGGCCTTGATGTGGAAAAAAAAGAAAGAATGTTTTACTAAAGGGTGGAGCCCAGTTGTTGTTTGTCCATCTTGGTGGTTAGCAGATAGAGTAAAAGAGTCTTATTTAAACAAATATAGGGTGGAGGTTATTCCAAACGGTGTTGACACAGGAATTTTTAAACCAAAAGACAGAGTTAAAATTCAGGAGAGATTAAAGATATCACCCTCAAAAAAGATTATTCTTTTTGTGGCAGCTGACTTAAGGGAGGAAAGAAAGGGAACAGAATATTTTTTTGAAGCACTGAAATATGTTAAAACTAAAGATTGTCTTGTGTTGACCGTGGGAAAGAAAATAAATCTTAATCAAAAGACAAAAGAGAATATAGAGATTAAACAATTAGGGTATATGTCTGATAATAATTTAATTTCTGATATTTATAATACGTCTGACATTTTTTGTACCACTTCTTTGCAAGATAATTTTCCTACAACTATTTTAGAGGCTATGGCCTGCGGGATACCTATAATTGGTTTCAAGACAGGAGGGATTCCAGAACAGGTTTCCGAAGATTGCGGGATTTTAATTGAATCAAGGAACGTTGAGGAATTAGCTGAAGGAATTGACGAGCTCCTAAGTAATAATGAGAAGCGGAATAAGTTCAGTTTAAATTGTAGAAGGCGAGTTCTAGAAAATTATTCAATTGAAAAGTTCAAAGAGCAATATATTAATTTATACAAAAACCTTTTGAAATAAATTTTTTATGACAAATTTCCCATTGATTTCAATAATTACGGTAGTCTTGAACGGAAAAAAAACCATTGAAAAAACATTAAAGAGTGTTTTAGAGCAGGGCTACGAGAACATAGAGTATATTATTATCGACGGTGGCTCAACAGACGGAACCTTAGATATCATTAATAGATATAAAGACAAAATCAAAAAGATTGTTTCCGAACCCGATAAGGGAATTTATGATGCTATGAATAAGGGAATAGCAATGGCTTCGGGTGATATTATCGGAATTTTAAATGGAGACGACTTATATGCTGACGGGAATGTAATTAAAAAGGTGGTTGAAAAGATGGAAGAGGATAAAGCAGATGTTTGCTGGGGAGATTTGATTTATGTAAATGCAAATAATTCAGATAAAATAGTCAGATATTGGAAGTCTTCAGAATACAAAGAAGGGAAGTTTCAAAAAGGATGGATGCCTCCACATTCAACGTTTTTTGTTAAAAAACAGATTTATAAAAAATACGGTGTTTTTAATTTAGATTTTCCCATTTCAGCTGATTATGAATTAATGTTGAGGTTTTTAGAAAAGTATAAATTAAAATCTTGTTATATGTCTCAGGTTTTGGTAAAAATGAGGATAGGAGGTCAAAGTAATAAAAACCTTCTTAATATTGTTAAGGGAAATGTCGAATGTTATAAGGCTTATAAAATAAATGGGTTGAAGATAAGTTTTTTAAGAATTTTCTTAAAACCTTTATCTAAAATCTCTCAATATTTTAAAAAATGAACAATAAAGAAAAAATCTTAGTCACAGGAGCAGGTGGATTTATTGGCCACCATTTAGTCAGATTTTTACAAAAGAAAGGTTACTGGGTAAGAGGTGTAGATATTAAATACCCAGAATTTTCTCCAAAAAATGAAGCTGATGAATTCTTGCTTTTAGATTTAAGAAACTTCCAAAATTGCCTAAAAGCAACTGAGGGAATAGACAAGGTTTATACCTTAGCTGCTAATATGGGAGGAATAGGATTTATCACTTTTCATAGAGCTGATGTAATGAGAGATAATGTTTTGATTAATATTAATATGGCAGAAGCTTCAAAAAGAAATAATATAAAACGATTGTTTTATTCTTCTTCTGCATGTATTTATCCTATAGCTAAACAGAAAGATCCTTCGATAACTGCCTTAAAAGAGTCAGATGCTTATCCTGGCGATCCTGATAATGAATATGGTTGGGAAAAGCTATTTTCCGAAAGAGTTTATCAAAATTATCATCAAGATTATGGTTTAGATGTTAGGATTACAAGATATCATAATATTTATGGTGAAGAGGGAACTTATGAAGGAGGAAGAGAAAAAGCTCCAGCAGCTTTATGCAGGAAAATAGCCTTAGCTAAAGATGGAGATAAAATTGATATTTGGGGAGACGGTAAACAGACTCGTTCTTTTTGCTATATCGATGATTGTTTAGAGGGAACTTATGCTTTGATGGAGTCTGATTATAGAGAGCCTTTGAATATTGGTTCTGATAGATTAGTAACGATTAATGGATTAGTAGACATAATCTCTAATATTGCAGGAAAGCGTTTAGAAAAAGTTCATCAATTAGATAAACCCCAAGGAGTAAGAGGAAGAAATGCTGATTTAACATTAGTTAAAGAAACGCTTAATTGGAAGCCCATAGTTTCTTTAGAGGAAGGGCTAAAAAAGACTTATCAATGGATACAAGAAGAATTAAGAAAAACATAAAATAAATCTTTATGAAGGCTTTAATTTTAGCTGGAGGAAAGGGATCAAGATTGTGGCCTCTTTCTAGAGAATATAAGCCAAAACAGTTCCAAAAACTGATTTCTCAGAAAACAATGTTTCAAGAAACGTTTGAAAGGATTTTACCTTTGTTTTCGATTAATGATATTTATGTGTCTACAAATAAACACTATTTGAAAGAAATAAAACTAGAAATACCTAAACTTCTTTCTAGGAACATTATTTCAGAGCCTGCAAGTAGAGAAAGGGTAGCGGCTTTCTTGCTTTTTTTTGCACATCTAAAACAAAAAGATTTTTCAGAACCCGTGGTAATTTTACCTTCTGATCATTTAATAAAAGATGAAAAAAAGTTTCAAGAAGCGTTATTAGTTGGAGAAAGTTTTATAAAAGAGAATCCAGATTATATATTGCTTTTAGGGGAAAAACCCAACTTTCCTGATACTGGGCTTGGGTATATAAAACAAGGTAAGCTTTTAACTAAATATAATAAATTTAAAATTTATAAAGTTCCTTTTTTCAAAGAGAAGCCAAACCTAAAGAGAGCAAGAAGCTTTTTAAAAACGGAAAAGTATTTATGGAATGCAGGGATATTTATTTTTACTCCGGCTTTAATTGAAAACTTAATAAAAAAGTTTGTACCAGATAATTATCAAAGGTATGAGAAAATAAAAAAAGCTATAAGAAAATCTGGTTTTAAGAAAGTGCTGGAAAAAGAATATTTAGCAATGGATAATGTATCTTTTGATTATTCAATAGTTGAAAACTATAAAAAGAATGCTGTTTTACCTATATCTATGGGTTGGTCAGATATCGGTAGTTGGTCGGTTTTAAAAGATTGTTTGTCTTTGCCGAACAAGAATTTTGTAAAAGGAAATTATATTGAGGTTGGTTCTGAAAATATTATGGTTTATGGAAGATCTGATAAACTAGTAACAACAGTAGGGGTTAAAGATTTAATAATTGCAGTTACCGATGATATTATTTTAGTTTGCAACAAGAAAGACTCTCAAAGGGTTAAAGAGCTGGTAAAGAAATTAAAAAAGAACAAAAAACTTAATTATCTTTAGTCTTCTTTTGGAAAGAATAATTGAAAAGTTTTTAACAGAACTCCTATATCAAGCAGGAGATTTCTATTTTTTAAATAATATAAGTCATACTCGAATTTTTCTTTACTGTCCATAACAGACCTTCCATACCTGAATTTAATTTGAGCCCACCCGGTAAAGCCGGGTTTTATAATATGTCTTAAATGGTAATAGGGGATTTCTTCCCCTAATTTTTTGACAAACTCAGGTCTCTCCGGTCTGGGACCTACTAAAGAAATATCTCCCTTTATTATGTTGAGCATTTGAGGAATCTCGTCAAAGTGTACTCTTCTTAAAAATTTACCAACTTTGGTTCTTCTTTTATCTTCTTTTTTTGCCCAAACAGCTTCTTCTTTTTCTGCTCCTACCTTCATTGACCTAAATTTAATTAATAAAAAATTTTTTCTATCCTTTCCAACCCTTTCTTGTCTATAAAAAACAGGTCCTCTATCTTCCAATTTAATAGATAGAGCAATTAATGGCCAAAAAGGTAAAGTTAAGATTAGTAAAAGACTGGACAGAACTACATCAAACAAGCTTTTTATTTTATCATAAAAATCCCTTCCTCCTTCCTTTAAATTTTCTAAAAACCAGGCGTGAGAAATCATTGAAACCGGAATTTTTTCATAAATCATTTCATAAGCACTTGCAAAATCTAAAAAATTTACGCGGGCGGGCAAACAGAGATAAAGAGCTTTAAGAACTTTTGGGTCAGACTCATATTCTTCGGTAAATATGACGGTATTAATGTTTTCTTTTTGGATTTGAGAAAGAAGGTCTTTTTTAAAATCAATTGGAACTATTCTATAACCTAAATAGGGTCTTTCTGATATTCCTTTTTTTAAATCCTCAACCTGAGGTCCTTTACCAACTATTGCCGTTTTGTTTAAAAAATGAACAGAGAATAAAGAGTAAAAAAAATTGCGCCAGAGTACTAATAAAATACCAAAAATTAAACTATTTAATATTAAATTAGTTTTGGGAGTGATTCCGAAAAAAGGAATAGTATAGAAAAAAAGCATTCCCAAAATTAAACCACTTAAAATTGCTCCAAAAATGTGGCTGTAAAAAGAGATTTTGCTTTTAATTAGAGGAAGATCATAAAGCCCGGAGATATAAAAAATTATGAGCCAAAAAAAATAAACTATTGAAAAAGGAAGCAAATGTAAAATAAAGACTTGAGAATTGAATTCTTCAAAAAATCCTAAAAATAACGTTATTAAAAGCGAAACATAGAGCAAAAAAATATCTCCTAAGAAAAGAAGAAATTTTTTGAAACTTAGCGTATTTAACATAGATTAACTTAGAGATGATAATGCAATTATTAAGTTTAAAAGAAAAATGATTAAAAATCAACCCAAGTAGAGAAATTTTGACTGATAATGATTTATTGCTTAAAATAAAA encodes:
- the wecB gene encoding UDP-N-acetylglucosamine 2-epimerase (non-hydrolyzing) encodes the protein MKKKIKLLLLVGARPNFIKAAPLIREVKKHRQIELVMVHSGQHYDFEMSKIFFDELKISKPNYNLKVGSGSHAYQTAETMKRLEPILLKEKPNLVIVVGDVNSTLAAALTATKTNIPVTHIEAGLRSFDMAMPEEVNRRLTDHMSSFLFVTEPSGIKNLVKEGISKNKIFFVGNIMIDTLLDMKSKAQKIKILEALKLKKKAYGVLTLHRPENVADEKVFKDLLAVIEEIQRKIKIIWPIHPRVKRHLKEFNFLKKIKKMKNLLLIKPLGYLEMLTLNKEAKFVLTDSGGIQEETTVLNIPCLTLRKNTERPVTVQKGTNVIVGNDRNKIIKELSIILKGKYKKRKVIKFWDGHTAERIVKILISKLS
- a CDS encoding glycosyltransferase family 4 protein; this encodes MKILHIVNYFQPKLGYQETFLAKKHRDFGHEVHVITSNRYFPFPNYDNLIKPVLGSRYLKAGNFVEENIVTYRLEVLFEIKKRVWLIGLEKKIRELKPDIIFLHGVSNINAIRVGFLKKRNSKQFKLIYDDHMLYVVSKHKLRKLFYLIFKLFFSKLLIQSADGFIACNNGTKKFMNDCYGIPLDLIVTIPLGADKDLFRFNEKSRDLIRNKLGVEKQSVIFIYAGKITPKKGPDLLVKAGLELTRKYKNFKILLLGDSSSEYIKFLKKLIREKKGEEFFIWLPTIYNKELPKYYSSADIGVWPRESSLTMLEAQACNLPIIVSDSVIAGASDRILNNNGLTFKDGDYLDLAKKMESLILDKELRIKMGKRGRKLVEEKFNWGIIAKQFIDLAS
- a CDS encoding methyltransferase domain-containing protein, whose product is MDHKELYERQYGEKKLISVSSFSFLRKIFEKLDFDREDLTLSLLKNTRGKLLDVGCGSGSLIFKARDKFDELYGIDISSSRIKKAQEISKQKFFGDANLRFFVRDIGKGLTFADKSFDVVTCVAVLEHLFDPYFVVGEINRVLKPGGIFIVEVPNIAYLKYRVQLLFGRLPVTSSPLNWKEMGWDGGHLHYFTEKTLCKLLEESGFKILKVSGCGLFANFRNFWPSLLTGDLIIKAQKI
- a CDS encoding class I SAM-dependent methyltransferase, with protein sequence MFRRDLKYEKNFWGKKFIPIKNKSLQRRQKFIQAWIERFWNIPKNARILEIGGAGKPLINFFQGGEKYVLDPLIDFYEKKFPEFYTDSDLCKLKTEAENMHFKNNTFDLIIMLNVLDHTESPQKVIKECYRVLKKEGVIILSVDTFNLFWKIFRRFLPFFGFKHYRLHPQVLRIRDVKQILQKNDFRILNLFITEKIKTNPLFSLKEKLKFYLEYNLYCTYVLAKK
- a CDS encoding glycosyltransferase gives rise to the protein MVKKILTINTVFSQGGAAKIARTLHDVLNKTPGFSSRFAYGRGKKIKSKEVFSFGVRSEAYLRAFLTRLMGLQGCGSWFSTKRLEGFILKEKFDLIHLHNLHGYYLDLSFVRFLNKLNIPIVWTLHDAWPITGRCSYFLDCNRWKTGCGSCPSLSMYPKTYLDSSALMWKKKKECFTKGWSPVVVCPSWWLADRVKESYLNKYRVEVIPNGVDTGIFKPKDRVKIQERLKISPSKKIILFVAADLREERKGTEYFFEALKYVKTKDCLVLTVGKKINLNQKTKENIEIKQLGYMSDNNLISDIYNTSDIFCTTSLQDNFPTTILEAMACGIPIIGFKTGGIPEQVSEDCGILIESRNVEELAEGIDELLSNNEKRNKFSLNCRRRVLENYSIEKFKEQYINLYKNLLK
- a CDS encoding glycosyltransferase, yielding MTNFPLISIITVVLNGKKTIEKTLKSVLEQGYENIEYIIIDGGSTDGTLDIINRYKDKIKKIVSEPDKGIYDAMNKGIAMASGDIIGILNGDDLYADGNVIKKVVEKMEEDKADVCWGDLIYVNANNSDKIVRYWKSSEYKEGKFQKGWMPPHSTFFVKKQIYKKYGVFNLDFPISADYELMLRFLEKYKLKSCYMSQVLVKMRIGGQSNKNLLNIVKGNVECYKAYKINGLKISFLRIFLKPLSKISQYFKK
- a CDS encoding NAD-dependent epimerase/dehydratase family protein, whose amino-acid sequence is MNNKEKILVTGAGGFIGHHLVRFLQKKGYWVRGVDIKYPEFSPKNEADEFLLLDLRNFQNCLKATEGIDKVYTLAANMGGIGFITFHRADVMRDNVLININMAEASKRNNIKRLFYSSSACIYPIAKQKDPSITALKESDAYPGDPDNEYGWEKLFSERVYQNYHQDYGLDVRITRYHNIYGEEGTYEGGREKAPAALCRKIALAKDGDKIDIWGDGKQTRSFCYIDDCLEGTYALMESDYREPLNIGSDRLVTINGLVDIISNIAGKRLEKVHQLDKPQGVRGRNADLTLVKETLNWKPIVSLEEGLKKTYQWIQEELRKT
- a CDS encoding mannose-1-phosphate guanylyltransferase: MKALILAGGKGSRLWPLSREYKPKQFQKLISQKTMFQETFERILPLFSINDIYVSTNKHYLKEIKLEIPKLLSRNIISEPASRERVAAFLLFFAHLKQKDFSEPVVILPSDHLIKDEKKFQEALLVGESFIKENPDYILLLGEKPNFPDTGLGYIKQGKLLTKYNKFKIYKVPFFKEKPNLKRARSFLKTEKYLWNAGIFIFTPALIENLIKKFVPDNYQRYEKIKKAIRKSGFKKVLEKEYLAMDNVSFDYSIVENYKKNAVLPISMGWSDIGSWSVLKDCLSLPNKNFVKGNYIEVGSENIMVYGRSDKLVTTVGVKDLIIAVTDDIILVCNKKDSQRVKELVKKLKKNKKLNYL
- a CDS encoding sugar transferase, with the protein product MLNTLSFKKFLLFLGDIFLLYVSLLITLFLGFFEEFNSQVFILHLLPFSIVYFFWLIIFYISGLYDLPLIKSKISFYSHIFGAILSGLILGMLFFYTIPFFGITPKTNLILNSLIFGILLVLWRNFFYSLFSVHFLNKTAIVGKGPQVEDLKKGISERPYLGYRIVPIDFKKDLLSQIQKENINTVIFTEEYESDPKVLKALYLCLPARVNFLDFASAYEMIYEKIPVSMISHAWFLENLKEGGRDFYDKIKSLFDVVLSSLLLILTLPFWPLIALSIKLEDRGPVFYRQERVGKDRKNFLLIKFRSMKVGAEKEEAVWAKKEDKRRTKVGKFLRRVHFDEIPQMLNIIKGDISLVGPRPERPEFVKKLGEEIPYYHLRHIIKPGFTGWAQIKFRYGRSVMDSKEKFEYDLYYLKNRNLLLDIGVLLKTFQLFFPKED